CGACGGAAGACAAATCTCCCCATACTTGCAGCCAAGAATGATCGAGTCGTACATCGTGCTGATCGATCTGTAATGATACCAGTGTCGAAGAAGCACAGTGTCTGTCGGCTGTGAGACAACCATGGCATGCCGATGCTGCAAAGGTGCAGATAGCGACGAATAGAGGCCGAACCCTGTCATCAATACCACTCCAACCGCCGCGAAAAGAGCGTACCGATGCGTTTTCATTGTAGCCCTCCAAGAAGGAAAAGATTAGAAACACGCACGGAGCATACCCATGCTCCTCCTAAATCTAAAATCGAACATGGCGAAAATCAAGATGTCTCAATTACTTTATTAAGTACAAAACGATTCCCACATGTCGCCCACCGCCACACCTACAAAACGAGGATGGGGCGACAGAGGCAATCTCAGGGATTCGTCCTCCGGCTACCACCGTCTGCGCGTTTAAGACGTATCGAAATCGCAAGGAGCGACCGTACATACGAGTAGCGTGCCTGAGGAAGCAGGCCACAATGCTACCTTGCTACTTTGCTACATTCCACTATTCCACGACTGCGTATCCGGCTTCAATGATCGCCGCGCGGATTGCTGCCTCGTCGACGCGGGTGGGATCGTATTCCACATCGGCCGCGCCTATGCGCACTTCAGCGGCGTCGAGATTTTCGAGTTTTGCGAGTTCTTTTTTTACGGCCATGACGCAGTGCTGGCACGACATGCCGGAGATAGTGTAGGTTTTTTTCACGTTATCCATCCATGATAGGGTACGTCCGAAAATAAATCTACCTGCTTCTGAGTCGTTGTGCAATGTGACGGAGTACACGGAAGCACCATGTGCTATTCAGGGCGGGTGTCTTTACTTTGACCGCTGAGTTGAATAATTTCATACCAAATTATCTCCATCCTATCCTTTCCGCTCCCCACATGTCGACC
This is a stretch of genomic DNA from Ignavibacteriota bacterium. It encodes these proteins:
- a CDS encoding heavy-metal-associated domain-containing protein, with product MKKTYTISGMSCQHCVMAVKKELAKLENLDAAEVRIGAADVEYDPTRVDEAAIRAAIIEAGYAVVE